The Gammaproteobacteria bacterium DNA window GAGGCCGTCACGATGGGTAGGAGAGTTAATAGTCGTAGTGGTGTTGTCTGGTTGTGCCTATGCACCCCCCATCCAGGAGATGAGCGACGCCCGTCAGTCGGTTCGTGCGGCTGCGGACGTGGAGGCTGACCGCTATTTCCCTACTCTGATGAAAGATGTAGTTGCACAGCTCACCACAGCGGAAAAGCGGCTTGCGGTAGCTGACTACCGGGGGGCGGAGCAACAGGCCCTAGCGGCAAAGAGTGATGCGGTGCGGGTGCGGGGCATGGTTCTGACCCTGACCTCCACCATGGAGCTCATCACTCAGGCTGAACGTATTACGCAACTCAAGCCAAGTACCCGTGCCATCTTGCAGCAGGCCCTGAATGCCGCACTACAGGGTGGTGAAGCCGTCGCCATGGTATTGGCCGAACAAGCCCGACAGGAGGCAGAATCGGCGCTGGAAGAACATGACCTGGAACGCGCACAGACCCTAGCAGCTAACCTGCGCAGCCAATCGGAACCTACGCAAAATGCGGAAC harbors:
- a CDS encoding putative Lipoprotein (Evidence 3 : Putative function from multiple computational evidences), which encodes MSRVRPSRWVGELIVVVVLSGCAYAPPIQEMSDARQSVRAAADVEADRYFPTLMKDVVAQLTTAEKRLAVADYRGAEQQALAAKSDAVRVRGMVLTLTSTMELITQAERITQLKPSTRAILQQALNAALQGGEAVAMVLAEQARQEAESALEEHDLERAQTLAANLRSQSEPTQNAELRAALENAEAAIQRREGHQAYGLLAPYAYPP